AAATCCCAGCCGAGCCCCAGTGCTCCCACAGCCGCGGCGATGACCTCGGCGTCGGTTTCACCAGCCAGTATTTCGGCAAGCCGGGGCAGAGCGCCCGGGACATTCTCGACGGCACTTCCGTCGAGCGCGTCCCCGAGCTTGTTGGCGAGTGAGACGACCTCCGCGGCCGAGGACATCTGCTCATCATCCTGCAAATCTGTAATGGGTCCAGGTACCCAACCGCCACAGATCACCTCCTGTCCGGTCAACGATCGCTCATCGGCCACCGCCATCACCATGGCGTCCCGTATGGAGCACGCGTTGGGGACGCATCAGCTCGAAGCCCAAACTGCTGCCTGCGGACGCCGGGTCCCGTTCCGCATGTGGGTTGCCGGGGTGGTCGGCTAGGGCTCGACCGGTCCGAGCTTCATGCCCTTCGTTACGACGAGCTAAATCAACCGTGGTGCTGACGAGGAATCGGCTGCACGTTGACGGGCCTGACCCAGCTTCCCGGACGGCCTCTGATCTGCCGAGACACGGCTCAGCAATCGTGGACCATCGCCACTGTTCTAACAGCTCATCTCGGAACGCTCGGGTGACGCCCGGACACGGACCTGTCCGGTCGATGCTTTTAGACCCGGCTTGAGTAGAGACGAAGTGCGCAGGTCGGGCAGCGAGAGCACGACGATGACCAGTCCTCCCCGAGCCTGGGCCAAGGCTCCCCAAGGTAGGGCGTGTACGCCCCGCACAGCCCGACCTTCGAACCGTCGTACGTCGCGTGCGCCAGGCCGGTGAGACCAGGGTTGCACGGGTCGTTGACCCACGCCAGGCGTGGCCACGGTGCACACGAATTTCCGACCCAGGCAAGGCGTTCACACGCTTGGTTGACCGACATCTCAGACTGCTCCTTCGCAGAGGTTCCGCTGCAGGACGCGCGCCCGGCATCCCTGGCAGGCGATACCTCGTTGTGTTGCGGGCAGCGGGTCCGAAGAGTTCCTCGATTGCCTAGTCAAGACTGCAACGATGGGCTGGGATGGGGTAAGAGGCTGAAGTCCCGACCGTGGTGTGACGCGGTTTGGCCGTGGTTCCCGCATGTCGGTTGGCGCGTGTCCGGCGCCGTGCGCAGGGACAGGGGTGGACGTGCTGGTGCGTGCGGCAAGGTGGCGTGCTTCTCGGGTGCGGAGTATGACCTGACACATCGTCCCGTCGAAGCGGATAGTGCTCGACGCGGACCGGTCGCGCGAAGTCCAGCCCTCCGTGAGTGGCTTGGATGCGGTGCCTTCGAACATGTAGCCGAACGGTCCGGATCGGGGGACGGTGTACGTCGTCAGGTGCTGGAGCATCAGCCCGGAGGTGGCGATGATGTCGGGTATCGGCCGGTTCAGGTGGCAGCCGCCAGCGATTCTCTCCCACGTCGGTGTGAGGCGGTCCTGCCATCGGGCCATACGCGGGTCAGCGGCGCGGCCGTGTTCGACGAAGTGCAGTTCTCCACCGGGACGCAGGACCCTGTTCATCTCGAGCAAAGCACGGGCCACATCAGGGATTGTGCACAAGGTCCAGGTAACCAGCACGTGATCCACGATGGCGTCGGAAAGTGATAGTTGCTGTCCGTCCAGCCCGACGAAGTCGATGGAGACAGTGCTCGTGGCGATCCGTTTCGCGGCCATGTCCCATGCGGTGCCTGAGGGGTCGACGGCCCAGACATGGGCGACCGCGTCGGGGTAGTGGGGGATGTTGCGACCCGAGCCGAACCCGATTTCGAGCACCTGGCCGCTCAGCCCACCTGCCACGCGGGCACGGGTCTTCTCAAACGGGCGACCGAGCGCCACATCGACCAGACGGGGTAGAACCTTCTCCTCGTAGAACGCCACCTGTGAAACCTTTCTACTTGCTCTGGGTGGCGAGGGCGCATCAGACATCGCCGAGGCCGGGGTTACTCAAAGGGTGCTGCCTCCTTGCGCGGTGAGGACCAGCTTCCGGCTTTTCTACCTCGGTCAAGCCGAGGCCAGCGCCGTAGAACTGTCGCGCGGTGTCTTCCGATCCCTGAGCACAGGCAACCTGGACATGGTGCGACCTCATGATGTCTCCCTGAATCGTTTCCCTGGATAGTCCGTCGACCGCACGGCCGCAGTGAGTCTCTGGAGGATTCTCTGCGAACAAATTCGTCTGCCTGCTCGGGGCAGCGTCGGCGTCCTCCTTCACCGGCAGGGATCGCGGGCCGGAACGGAATCCGCTTACGGCCGGCTCGGGGCCGACTGAGGACTGAGGCGTGGCGTCTCTTCCGTCAGGTCATCGTGCAACCAGCCCGGTCAGCTTGTGCCGGATCACTGTCAACGATGGTGCAGTCGCGGCGACAGGACCCGAGGGGGTGGACAAAGCCCTGCGGGAGTACACGCAGACCTCAACCTTTGCGCGGTTGGCCCCGTCATCGGGCCTGGACCTGCCCCATCATCCCGAGGTCTTCGTGGTCGAGGATGTGGCAGTGGTAGACGGTCTTCCCGCCGTAGTCACGCACCGGGATGCGGACCGTGACCCGGCCGCCAGCCGGGACGATGATCACGTCACGCCAGTCGGGTGGCCCGTTGGGGTCGCTGTCCGGGGCATCGGTGACCTGCATCGGCCACACGTGCAGGTGAAACGGGTGGTCCATCATCGTGGAGTTGGTGATGGTCCATTCCTCCAATGTGCCCAGGGAGAGCTGTTGGTCGATGCGGGCCGGGTCGAACGGGCGTCCGTCGAAGCCGAAGACCATTCCCATTCCCATGGTGAAGGCGAGCGAGCGGCGCTGATCAACTCTGGCGGAGCGGAGGTCGAGGGGCCCGGCTGCGACCGACGGCCACGACGTGGCCGCTGAACCGGTTCCGACCCCAATGAGGACAGTGGCCAGCACGGTTTCGGCGGAGGTGGCGGAGCCGCCGCCCATCATCATGCCCATCCCACCACGGTCGTGCCCGGCGGTGCGCAACATGAAGGTGCCGGCGACGGTGGGTCGCAGCAATAGGTCCGCCCGGTTACCGGGGGCTAGCAGCACCGACTTCTCATCAGAGGGGGCGTGCAGGCCTTGCCCGTCGTAGCCGAGCATCCCCCAGGTATGCCCGTCCAGGCGCAGATTCAGGAAGCGGGAGGTGCACGCATTGACGACGCGCCACCTCTCCAAGGTCCCGGCCGTCACATCTATACGGGGCTGGTGCTGGCCGTTGACCAGGACGAGGTCACCCTCTCGCCCCCGCATGACTTGGGCATTGCTCACCCCCGCGACCTGCCCACCGGCGGTGAGCGTGGTGTCGCTGATGACGATGACACGGTCTCGAGTGACGCTGGGCTCGTGCGCCCCGGTGACCAGCAGCGCCCCGAACAGGCCGCCGAACACCTGATCGGCGACGCTGCCGTGCAGATGGGGGTGGTACCAGAACGTCCCCAGGGGGTGGTCGGGCGGGATGTGGAATTCGTAGCCGGCGGATGATCCGGGTGCAATGGAGCGGAAGATATTGTCGCTGGTGCCTTCGGGTGAAACGTGCAGACCGTGGGTGTGCAAGTTCGTTGGGCCCGCGAGGTCGTTCTGCAGGGTCACTCGCAGCACATCGCCCGGCTGGACGCGCAGCGTCGGGCCGGGACTAGAGCCGTTGTAGCCCAACGCCTGGGTATGTCGCCCCATGAGGGTGACCCCCCGGGCGGCCCGCAGCGTGACGGCGAGAACGCCACTGGAGCTGGCCAGGCTCGCCGGTTCGCGCATCCCCTGCCCCGTGGGAGCCGAGAACGTACCGCTGGGCCAGAAGGCGCGCCC
This portion of the Dermatophilaceae bacterium Sec6.4 genome encodes:
- a CDS encoding class I SAM-dependent methyltransferase, with the protein product MAFYEEKVLPRLVDVALGRPFEKTRARVAGGLSGQVLEIGFGSGRNIPHYPDAVAHVWAVDPSGTAWDMAAKRIATSTVSIDFVGLDGQQLSLSDAIVDHVLVTWTLCTIPDVARALLEMNRVLRPGGELHFVEHGRAADPRMARWQDRLTPTWERIAGGCHLNRPIPDIIATSGLMLQHLTTYTVPRSGPFGYMFEGTASKPLTEGWTSRDRSASSTIRFDGTMCQVILRTREARHLAARTSTSTPVPAHGAGHAPTDMREPRPNRVTPRSGLQPLTPSQPIVAVLTRQSRNSSDPLPATQRGIACQGCRARVLQRNLCEGAV
- a CDS encoding multicopper oxidase family protein, with product MSSEVSRRRALAIVGFGAVGTIVGGVGTGRAFWPSGTFSAPTGQGMREPASLASSSGVLAVTLRAARGVTLMGRHTQALGYNGSSPGPTLRVQPGDVLRVTLQNDLAGPTNLHTHGLHVSPEGTSDNIFRSIAPGSSAGYEFHIPPDHPLGTFWYHPHLHGSVADQVFGGLFGALLVTGAHEPSVTRDRVIVISDTTLTAGGQVAGVSNAQVMRGREGDLVLVNGQHQPRIDVTAGTLERWRVVNACTSRFLNLRLDGHTWGMLGYDGQGLHAPSDEKSVLLAPGNRADLLLRPTVAGTFMLRTAGHDRGGMGMMMGGGSATSAETVLATVLIGVGTGSAATSWPSVAAGPLDLRSARVDQRRSLAFTMGMGMVFGFDGRPFDPARIDQQLSLGTLEEWTITNSTMMDHPFHLHVWPMQVTDAPDSDPNGPPDWRDVIIVPAGGRVTVRIPVRDYGGKTVYHCHILDHEDLGMMGQVQAR